A window of Frankiaceae bacterium contains these coding sequences:
- a CDS encoding potassium/proton antiporter, translated as MGGDGMTVALLVGAAVVVAAVTAVRLSSRLGLPTLLVYLALGVLLGEAGVGVEFEDAGLAHDLGFLALVIILVDGGLTTTWEDLRRALPKAGSLSSLGIAVSVAVVATFARFVLGWDWTLALLLGAVLAPTDAAAVFATLRGMPVKERLVRVLEAESGTNDPLAVILVVGLASGWHGGGGLVAAEILYEVCAGLAGGLALGYAGRAYLGRVALPASGLYPLAVLAFAAIAYAGTDLLGGSGFVAVYVAAVVLGNSALRHRAATLGFAEGLAWLAQIGLFVMLGLLASPDRLASAVLPALAVGLVLTLLARPLSVLVAMAPFRTPWREQAFLSWAGLRGAVPIVLTTVPLEEGTSGAVELFDIVFVLVVLFTLVQAPTLGLAGRWLRVTEAPRPRDLRLEAAPLGALDADMLHLAIGPASMLNGAEVWELRLPPKTAVTLVVRDGESFVPDRWTRLRHGDELLIVVPHGERTAVERRIRDVSGGGTLAGWGQRAAGRST; from the coding sequence ATGGGCGGCGACGGGATGACGGTGGCGCTGCTCGTCGGCGCGGCTGTCGTCGTCGCCGCGGTGACCGCCGTACGCCTGTCCAGCAGGCTCGGGCTGCCGACGCTGCTCGTGTACCTCGCGCTCGGCGTGCTGCTCGGCGAGGCGGGCGTCGGGGTGGAGTTCGAGGACGCGGGGCTCGCGCACGACCTCGGCTTCCTCGCGCTCGTGATCATCCTCGTCGACGGCGGTCTCACGACGACGTGGGAGGACCTCCGGCGCGCGTTGCCGAAGGCCGGCTCGCTGTCCTCGCTGGGGATCGCCGTGTCGGTGGCGGTCGTGGCGACGTTCGCGCGCTTCGTCCTCGGGTGGGACTGGACGCTCGCGCTGCTCCTCGGCGCGGTGCTCGCGCCGACCGACGCGGCGGCGGTGTTCGCGACGCTGCGCGGGATGCCGGTCAAGGAGCGGCTGGTCCGCGTCCTCGAGGCCGAGTCGGGCACCAACGACCCCCTCGCCGTCATCCTCGTCGTCGGCCTCGCGAGCGGCTGGCACGGCGGCGGCGGGCTCGTCGCCGCCGAGATCCTGTACGAAGTGTGCGCAGGGCTCGCCGGAGGCCTCGCCCTCGGCTACGCGGGCCGGGCGTACCTCGGCCGCGTCGCGCTGCCCGCGTCGGGGCTCTACCCGCTGGCCGTGCTGGCGTTCGCGGCGATCGCGTACGCCGGCACGGACCTGCTGGGCGGCAGCGGGTTCGTTGCCGTCTACGTCGCCGCCGTCGTCCTCGGCAACAGCGCGCTGCGGCACCGCGCGGCCACCCTCGGCTTCGCCGAGGGGCTGGCGTGGCTCGCGCAGATCGGGCTGTTCGTCATGCTCGGGCTGCTCGCCTCACCCGACCGCCTCGCGTCCGCCGTGCTGCCCGCGCTCGCCGTCGGGCTGGTGCTCACGCTGCTCGCGCGGCCGCTGTCGGTGCTCGTGGCGATGGCGCCGTTCCGTACGCCGTGGCGCGAGCAGGCGTTCCTGTCGTGGGCGGGGCTGCGCGGCGCCGTACCCATCGTCCTCACCACCGTGCCGCTGGAGGAGGGGACGTCCGGGGCGGTCGAGCTGTTCGACATCGTGTTCGTGCTGGTCGTGCTGTTCACGCTGGTGCAGGCTCCGACGCTCGGCCTGGCCGGCAGATGGCTGCGCGTCACCGAGGCGCCGCGGCCGCGCGACCTGCGGCTGGAGGCGGCGCCGCTCGGCGCGCTGGACGCCGACATGCTGCACCTCGCCATCGGCCCGGCGTCGATGCTCAACGGCGCCGAGGTCTGGGAGCTGCGGCTGCCGCCGAAGACCGCCGTCACGCTGGTCGTACGGGACGGCGAGTCGTTCGTGCCCGACCGGTGGACGCGCCTGCGGCACGGCGACGAGCTGCTCATCGTCGTGCCGCACGGCGAACGTACGGCGGTCGAACGCCGCATCCGCGACGTCAGCGGCGGCGGCACCCTGGCGGGGTGGGGTCAGCGCGCCGCGGGCAGGTCGACGTAG
- a CDS encoding response regulator transcription factor, with the protein MIRVAIADDQPLVRTGFATMVSYAEDLEVVGEAANGAEAVDLALRALPDVLLMDVRMPVVDGIEATSRIAADPATSGVKVVMLTTFDVDDHVYAALRAGASGFLLKDVAPEELFNAIRVVAAGDALLAPAVTRRLIDEFAARPASRMPADTLAPLTDREREVLALVGRGLTNDEIGRELYMSPATAKTHVGRAMTKLGARDRVQLVVLAYETGLLTPGA; encoded by the coding sequence GTGATCCGCGTCGCGATCGCCGACGACCAGCCGCTGGTGCGGACGGGGTTCGCGACGATGGTGTCGTACGCGGAGGACCTCGAGGTCGTCGGCGAGGCCGCGAACGGCGCCGAGGCCGTCGACCTCGCCCTCCGCGCGCTGCCCGACGTGCTGCTCATGGACGTCCGTATGCCGGTGGTCGACGGCATCGAGGCGACGTCGCGCATCGCCGCCGACCCCGCGACCTCGGGGGTGAAGGTCGTGATGCTGACGACGTTCGACGTGGACGACCACGTCTACGCGGCGCTGCGCGCGGGCGCGAGCGGCTTCCTGCTCAAGGACGTGGCGCCGGAGGAGCTGTTCAACGCCATCCGCGTCGTCGCCGCGGGCGACGCGCTGCTCGCGCCGGCGGTGACGCGACGGCTCATCGACGAGTTCGCCGCGCGGCCCGCGTCGCGCATGCCGGCGGACACGCTGGCGCCGCTGACCGACCGCGAACGCGAGGTGCTCGCGCTGGTCGGCCGCGGCCTCACCAACGACGAGATCGGCCGCGAGCTGTACATGAGCCCGGCCACCGCCAAGACGCACGTCGGCCGCGCGATGACGAAGCTCGGCGCGCGCGACCGCGTGCAGCTCGTCGTGCTGGCGTACGAGACCGGTCTGCTGACCCCGGGCGCCTAG
- a CDS encoding sensor histidine kinase, protein MSRRDAVTDALLAFALTLLTVLLLAGFPGLPWLAYALALPHSAALALRRRTPVPAVGLGVATGLTYLVVGYPMVGLGVTGLVWAYTIGLLWRPPRSLVVHGVVLSGVAATMLAGSQGDSQTLVGNLVVLSAAYLLGDSARRRRDVLALHRDRADQLERTQAEVARRAVAEERLRIARELHDVVAHSMSVVAVQAGTGRLVIDSEPARAREALAVIERTSRDALDEMRRLLGVLRDDADGGAGRTPAPGLAALDELVARTVASGVPVSVRIEGERRPLPTGLELAAYRIVQEALTNVARHAPGAAATVVLTYDADTLGVEVTNTPSASRPATDGAGLGLIGMRERATLYGGDVTAEPVPDGGFVVRTTLRGER, encoded by the coding sequence ATGAGCAGGCGCGACGCGGTGACGGACGCGCTGCTGGCATTCGCGCTGACGCTGCTCACCGTGCTGCTGCTCGCGGGGTTCCCCGGGCTGCCGTGGCTCGCGTACGCGCTCGCGCTGCCGCACAGCGCGGCGCTCGCGCTGCGCCGCCGCACGCCCGTCCCGGCCGTGGGCCTGGGTGTCGCGACCGGGCTGACGTACCTCGTCGTCGGGTACCCCATGGTCGGACTCGGCGTGACCGGCCTCGTGTGGGCGTACACGATCGGCCTGCTCTGGCGACCGCCGCGCTCACTCGTCGTCCATGGCGTCGTGTTGAGCGGCGTCGCGGCGACGATGCTCGCCGGCAGCCAGGGCGACTCGCAGACGCTCGTCGGCAACCTCGTCGTGCTGTCGGCGGCGTACCTGCTGGGCGACTCCGCGCGCCGCCGACGTGACGTCCTCGCGCTGCACCGCGACCGCGCCGACCAGCTCGAACGCACCCAGGCCGAGGTCGCGCGCCGCGCCGTCGCCGAGGAGCGGCTGCGCATCGCACGCGAGCTGCACGACGTCGTCGCGCACAGCATGAGCGTCGTCGCGGTGCAGGCGGGCACGGGACGCCTCGTCATCGACTCCGAGCCGGCGCGGGCGCGCGAGGCGCTCGCCGTCATCGAACGCACCTCCCGCGACGCCCTCGACGAGATGCGCAGGCTGCTCGGGGTGCTGCGCGACGACGCCGACGGCGGAGCGGGGCGGACGCCGGCCCCTGGGCTCGCCGCCCTGGACGAGCTCGTGGCGCGCACGGTCGCGAGCGGCGTGCCGGTGTCCGTACGGATCGAGGGCGAGCGGCGCCCGCTGCCGACGGGGCTGGAGCTGGCGGCGTACCGCATCGTCCAGGAGGCGCTCACCAACGTCGCGCGTCACGCGCCGGGAGCCGCCGCGACGGTGGTGCTGACGTACGACGCCGACACCCTGGGCGTCGAGGTGACCAACACGCCCAGCGCGTCGCGGCCCGCCACCGACGGCGCCGGCCTCGGACTGATCGGCATGCGCGAGCGCGCCACGCTCTACGGTGGCGACGTGACGGCGGAGCCGGTGCCGGACGGCGGGTTCGTGGTGCGGACGACGCTGCGGGGCGAGCGGTGA
- a CDS encoding ATP-binding cassette domain-containing protein gives MTAITVDRLTKRFGAVVAVDELSFTLAEGTITGFLGRNGAGKTTTLRCLLGLAAPTSGTATFGGRRLVDMADPARSVGAVLDARFHPGRRAREHLRTLALAAGIGDRRVDEVLGLVGLADAAGRRVGGYSLGMRQRLALAAALLGDPAVLVLDEPANGLDPDGVAWLRTTLRSFRDEGRTVLVSSHQLAEVAQTVDDVVIVERGRLVTHTRVADLPSADALHVRTPDVAALAEALTRHGLSFTTVDSGVEVRGATPEQVGRAIAESGAVVYELRAAERSLEEVFFALTSQEGSPR, from the coding sequence ATGACCGCCATCACGGTGGACCGGCTGACCAAGCGCTTCGGCGCGGTGGTCGCCGTGGACGAGCTGAGCTTCACGCTCGCCGAGGGCACGATCACCGGCTTCCTCGGCCGCAACGGCGCCGGCAAGACGACGACCCTGCGCTGCCTGCTCGGGCTGGCCGCGCCGACGTCGGGGACGGCGACGTTCGGCGGTCGCCGGCTCGTGGACATGGCCGACCCGGCACGGTCGGTGGGGGCCGTGCTGGACGCGCGGTTCCACCCTGGACGCCGTGCCCGCGAGCACCTGCGGACGCTCGCGCTGGCTGCCGGCATCGGCGACCGGCGCGTGGACGAGGTGCTCGGGCTCGTGGGGCTCGCCGACGCCGCGGGCCGTCGCGTCGGCGGGTACTCGCTCGGCATGCGGCAGCGACTCGCGCTCGCCGCCGCGCTGCTCGGCGACCCCGCCGTCCTCGTCCTCGACGAGCCCGCCAACGGCCTCGACCCCGACGGCGTGGCGTGGCTGCGTACGACGCTGCGGTCGTTCCGCGACGAGGGCCGCACCGTCCTCGTGTCGAGCCACCAGCTCGCCGAGGTCGCGCAGACCGTGGACGACGTCGTCATCGTCGAACGCGGCCGCCTCGTCACCCACACCCGCGTCGCCGACCTGCCGAGCGCCGACGCGCTGCACGTCCGTACGCCCGACGTCGCCGCGCTCGCCGAGGCACTGACCCGGCACGGGCTCTCGTTCACGACCGTGGACAGCGGCGTCGAGGTGCGCGGCGCGACGCCCGAGCAGGTCGGCCGCGCCATCGCCGAGTCCGGCGCCGTCGTGTACGAGCTGCGCGCGGCGGAGCGTTCGCTCGAAGAGGTCTTCTTCGCCCTCACGTCCCAGGAAGGGAGCCCGCGGTGA
- a CDS encoding ABC transporter permease subunit, whose amino-acid sequence MNAVRAELRKIRSTRTLMAAPAVAVAFAVLAFGPVLALDSGGRARELDPSLLVDVARGPGFQVAIAMLLMGALATAGEFRHGTIAATLLVTPKRRDLLRAKACAVAIVALVTTFVVEVVALSIGTAYVRAHDLPSTASVADVALTAGGVAVAAVLYGLAGVGLGLALRDQTAAVALALAWVGIAEGVVPVVLRRPWLFRWLPGGAVDSLLGVADPPGDLLPAWAGALMLCAVAGALLAAAAATFTSRDVA is encoded by the coding sequence GTGAACGCCGTCCGCGCGGAGCTGCGCAAGATCCGTTCGACCCGCACGCTGATGGCCGCGCCGGCCGTGGCGGTGGCGTTCGCGGTGCTGGCGTTCGGGCCGGTGCTCGCGCTCGACAGCGGTGGCCGCGCCCGCGAGCTCGACCCTTCGCTGCTCGTCGACGTGGCGCGCGGGCCCGGCTTCCAGGTCGCGATCGCGATGCTGCTCATGGGCGCGCTGGCGACGGCCGGGGAGTTCCGCCACGGCACCATCGCGGCGACGTTGCTCGTGACACCCAAGCGGCGCGACCTGCTGCGCGCCAAGGCTTGCGCGGTCGCGATCGTCGCGCTGGTCACGACGTTCGTCGTGGAGGTCGTGGCGCTGTCGATCGGGACGGCGTACGTCCGCGCCCACGACCTCCCGTCGACCGCGTCGGTCGCCGACGTCGCGCTGACGGCGGGCGGCGTCGCCGTCGCCGCCGTCCTCTACGGTCTCGCCGGCGTCGGCCTCGGGCTGGCACTGCGCGACCAGACGGCGGCGGTCGCGCTGGCACTCGCGTGGGTGGGCATCGCGGAAGGCGTCGTACCGGTGGTGCTGCGGAGGCCGTGGCTGTTCCGCTGGCTGCCCGGCGGCGCGGTCGACTCGCTGCTCGGTGTCGCGGACCCGCCCGGCGACCTGCTGCCCGCGTGGGCGGGTGCGCTGATGCTGTGCGCGGTGGCGGGCGCGTTGCTGGCGGCGGCCGCGGCGACGTTCACGAGCCGCGACGTGGCGTGA
- a CDS encoding flavin reductase family protein, whose translation MSAFDDLVSRLDYPMFVVTTYDGERRAGCLVGFATQCSIDPARFLVCLSDKNHTHRVAASAETLVVHVLRQEQYDVAALFGGETGDEVDKLARCAWSEGPGGVPVLDDCAGWFAGRVLERHVVGDHTALLLEPFEGAAPGDDTALLRFEHVRDLEPGHEA comes from the coding sequence GTGAGCGCCTTCGACGACCTGGTGAGCCGGCTCGACTATCCGATGTTCGTCGTGACGACGTACGACGGGGAGCGCCGCGCCGGCTGCCTCGTCGGGTTCGCGACGCAGTGCTCCATCGACCCGGCACGCTTCCTCGTCTGCCTCTCCGACAAGAACCACACGCACCGCGTGGCGGCGAGCGCCGAGACGCTGGTCGTCCACGTGCTGCGCCAGGAGCAGTACGACGTCGCGGCGCTGTTCGGCGGGGAGACGGGCGACGAGGTCGACAAGCTGGCGCGCTGCGCGTGGTCGGAGGGGCCTGGCGGCGTACCGGTGCTCGACGACTGTGCCGGGTGGTTCGCGGGCCGCGTCCTCGAACGCCACGTCGTCGGCGACCACACGGCGCTGCTGCTCGAGCCGTTCGAAGGGGCGGCCCCGGGCGACGACACCGCGCTGCTGCGGTTCGAGCACGTCCGCGACCTCGAGCCAGGCCACGAGGCGTAG
- a CDS encoding metallopeptidase family protein, producing the protein MIDVPRARFEELVSEALDDIPPDLTKLMDNVVVLVEDDPEEEGLLGLYEGLPLTERGDTYGGFMPDRIFVYRNPICAICDDEEDVMDEVYTTVVHEIAHHFGIDDDRLDELGWC; encoded by the coding sequence GTGATCGACGTCCCGCGCGCCCGCTTCGAGGAGCTGGTCTCCGAGGCGCTCGACGACATCCCGCCGGACCTCACGAAGCTCATGGACAACGTCGTCGTGCTGGTCGAGGACGACCCCGAGGAGGAGGGGCTGCTCGGGCTGTACGAGGGGTTGCCGCTGACCGAGCGCGGCGACACGTACGGCGGCTTCATGCCGGACCGGATCTTCGTCTACCGCAACCCGATCTGCGCGATCTGCGACGACGAGGAGGACGTCATGGACGAGGTCTACACGACGGTCGTGCACGAGATCGCGCACCACTTCGGCATCGACGACGACCGGCTGGACGAGCTCGGCTGGTGCTGA
- a CDS encoding response regulator → MTTVLVVDDEPDIALICRLALTLAGYEVEERGSGKDALEYLADVTPDVVLLDLRLPDLSGWEVLDRLRDSGRLSALNVILFSAHSSAAQDAVNAGCVSFISKPFTPDDLVAHVAAAAARKV, encoded by the coding sequence GTGACCACCGTCCTGGTCGTCGACGACGAGCCCGACATCGCGCTCATCTGCCGTCTCGCGCTGACCCTCGCCGGCTACGAGGTCGAGGAGCGCGGCAGCGGCAAGGACGCGCTGGAGTACCTCGCCGACGTGACGCCCGACGTCGTGCTGCTCGACCTGCGGCTGCCCGACCTGTCCGGCTGGGAGGTACTCGACCGGCTGCGCGACAGCGGCCGGCTCAGCGCCCTCAACGTCATCCTCTTCTCCGCCCACTCCAGCGCCGCGCAGGACGCCGTCAACGCCGGCTGCGTGAGCTTCATCTCCAAGCCGTTCACCCCGGACGACCTCGTCGCGCACGTCGCGGCGGCGGCGGCCAGGAAGGTGTAA
- a CDS encoding PAS domain-containing sensor histidine kinase: protein MTQAARALEYVQLAVFVLVAVIAAARWIARRGATRAWLAATFGLLGMVLIAGEVMPDEPEGIAGDIAVKALVALLVLFPYFLYRFMASFERPPAWLERTATAATVGMLVFTAFLPHLPGPDEPQPAVLSVYIFALLAQWTVLVGAVSVRLWRAGHGQPTVARRRMRLLGAGAAALAFVLIVALVAPDGDEVTATTIVTECIAIVSALLFVCGFAPPRSLLRSWRARDLEAVQGALVELAQATSPQEVVEELLPRVVRLVGAQGAAIYRTDGALLGRVGETREDPAGEGVAVIPGVTQHAPDQLSLEVPGGRLELTTNAYTPYFGREELDLLRTIGALVHVTLERTHAHVREVAAREALDEAQRIAHLGSWRVDLATGHVDASDEMYRLYGLEPQSMPLTREVMRGMVHPDDVAANLVPPHVIAEGGDFAMEYRVPQPDGSVRWIAARGSAIQDDSGAVVALLGTCQDVTEARRLEQMRQEFVANAAHELRTPLTTVSAMASLLATQRDRLSDTELQRAFDALGRQGQRARTLVSSLLDLSRLEAGRVPVQLAPTEVAQVVARALETAPPPVSANVAVDVAPGVLAVADPDRLEEILVNLLSNAYRYGGPSVRVSASNGDGSVRVAVTDDGNGVPGDFVRELFEPFSRAGAVTGTPGSGLGLAISHRLARALGGELTYDHDEAGGARFTVTLRAAR, encoded by the coding sequence ATGACGCAAGCCGCCCGTGCCCTGGAGTACGTCCAGCTCGCCGTGTTCGTCCTCGTCGCGGTGATCGCCGCCGCGCGGTGGATCGCCCGCCGCGGCGCGACGCGCGCGTGGCTGGCCGCGACGTTCGGCCTGCTCGGCATGGTCCTCATCGCCGGCGAGGTCATGCCGGACGAGCCGGAGGGCATCGCCGGGGACATCGCGGTCAAGGCGCTCGTGGCGCTGCTGGTGCTGTTCCCGTACTTCCTCTACCGGTTCATGGCGTCGTTCGAACGCCCTCCCGCCTGGCTGGAGCGCACGGCCACCGCGGCGACGGTGGGCATGCTGGTGTTCACGGCGTTCCTCCCGCACCTGCCGGGCCCGGACGAGCCGCAGCCCGCGGTGCTGAGCGTGTACATCTTCGCGTTGCTCGCGCAGTGGACCGTGCTGGTCGGCGCCGTCAGCGTGCGGCTGTGGCGTGCCGGTCACGGCCAGCCGACGGTGGCGCGGCGGCGGATGCGGCTGCTGGGCGCGGGTGCGGCGGCGCTGGCGTTCGTGCTGATCGTCGCCCTGGTGGCGCCGGACGGCGACGAGGTGACGGCGACGACGATCGTCACCGAGTGCATCGCGATCGTGAGCGCGCTGCTGTTCGTGTGCGGGTTCGCGCCGCCGCGGTCGCTGCTGCGCTCGTGGCGGGCCCGCGACCTCGAAGCGGTCCAGGGCGCCCTGGTGGAGCTGGCGCAGGCCACGTCGCCGCAGGAGGTCGTCGAGGAGCTGCTGCCGCGGGTCGTACGGCTCGTCGGCGCGCAGGGCGCCGCGATCTACCGGACCGACGGCGCGCTGCTCGGCCGCGTGGGCGAGACCCGCGAAGACCCGGCAGGCGAGGGCGTCGCCGTCATCCCCGGCGTCACGCAGCACGCGCCCGACCAGCTCAGCCTCGAGGTCCCCGGCGGGCGCCTCGAACTCACCACGAACGCGTACACGCCGTACTTCGGCCGCGAGGAGCTGGACCTGCTGCGCACCATCGGCGCGCTCGTCCACGTCACCCTCGAACGTACCCACGCGCACGTCCGCGAGGTCGCCGCCCGCGAGGCGCTCGACGAGGCGCAGCGGATCGCGCACCTCGGGAGCTGGCGCGTCGACCTGGCCACGGGCCACGTCGACGCGTCGGACGAGATGTACCGGCTGTACGGCCTGGAGCCGCAGTCGATGCCGCTGACCCGCGAGGTGATGCGGGGCATGGTGCACCCCGACGACGTCGCCGCGAACCTCGTCCCGCCGCACGTCATCGCCGAGGGCGGTGACTTCGCGATGGAGTACCGGGTGCCGCAGCCGGACGGCAGCGTCCGGTGGATCGCCGCGCGCGGCAGCGCCATCCAGGACGACAGCGGCGCGGTCGTCGCGCTGCTCGGCACCTGCCAGGACGTGACCGAGGCGCGCCGCCTGGAGCAGATGCGCCAGGAGTTCGTCGCGAACGCCGCGCACGAGCTGCGGACGCCGTTGACTACGGTGTCAGCCATGGCCTCCCTCCTCGCCACCCAGCGCGACCGGCTCAGCGACACGGAGCTGCAGCGCGCGTTCGACGCCCTCGGCCGTCAGGGGCAGCGGGCGCGGACCCTCGTCAGCAGCCTGCTCGACCTGTCCCGGCTCGAAGCCGGCCGCGTGCCCGTCCAGCTCGCCCCGACCGAGGTCGCGCAGGTCGTCGCGCGCGCGCTCGAGACGGCGCCGCCCCCGGTGTCCGCGAACGTCGCCGTCGACGTCGCCCCCGGTGTGCTCGCCGTGGCCGACCCGGACAGGCTCGAGGAGATCCTCGTCAACCTGCTCTCCAACGCGTACCGCTACGGGGGCCCCTCCGTCCGGGTCAGCGCGTCGAACGGGGATGGCTCCGTCCGCGTCGCCGTCACCGACGACGGCAACGGCGTGCCCGGCGACTTCGTACGCGAGTTGTTCGAGCCGTTCAGCAGGGCCGGCGCGGTGACCGGCACGCCGGGCTCCGGACTCGGCCTCGCCATCTCGCACCGGCTGGCCAGGGCGCTCGGGGGCGAGCTCACGTACGACCACGACGAGGCTGGGGGAGCGCGGTTCACGGTGACGCTGCGGGCCGCGCGGTGA
- a CDS encoding YqgE/AlgH family protein has product MTDTSLRGRLLVSTPGLRDPNFDRTVVLVLEHDGDGALGLVLNRPSGTPLHEVLPTWQGMSSDPPLVFVGGPVDESAAICLGSCRPGATSEAIQVVSPTVGVVDLDTDPERLTHLVAYVRVFAGYAGWGGGQLDDEVEAGGWFVVDALPGDPFTSSPGGLWRAVLRRQPGRLPLFSTFPDDPTHN; this is encoded by the coding sequence GTGACCGATACGTCGCTGCGCGGGCGCCTGCTCGTCTCCACGCCCGGGCTGCGCGACCCCAACTTCGACCGGACCGTGGTCCTCGTGCTCGAACACGACGGCGACGGCGCGCTCGGCCTCGTCCTCAACCGCCCCTCCGGCACGCCGCTGCACGAGGTCCTCCCGACCTGGCAGGGCATGTCGTCCGACCCGCCGCTCGTCTTCGTCGGCGGGCCCGTCGACGAGAGCGCGGCGATCTGCCTCGGCTCCTGCCGCCCCGGCGCCACGTCCGAGGCGATCCAGGTCGTCAGCCCCACCGTCGGGGTCGTCGACCTCGACACCGACCCCGAACGGCTCACGCACCTCGTGGCGTACGTCCGCGTCTTCGCCGGCTACGCGGGCTGGGGCGGCGGCCAGCTCGACGACGAGGTCGAGGCGGGCGGGTGGTTCGTCGTCGACGCGCTGCCGGGCGACCCGTTCACGTCGTCGCCGGGCGGGCTGTGGCGGGCGGTGCTGCGCCGCCAGCCCGGCCGGCTGCCGCTGTTCTCGACGTTCCCCGACGACCCCACGCACAACTAG
- a CDS encoding MFS transporter, producing MTQDPLSREVRRLVVGNTLSALGTGFTLPFLLIYFTDVRGFSVVTAGYVIATLGVVGLASVPFMGTLSDRIGPWRVLVGALLVQALGTAGLAAVTEPWHAFATISLIGVGGGAAWPAQSALIAVLVPAERRGRVFAVQFALLNLGIGIGGAVSGLLVDTSRVATFEVIYVVDAFSFVAYAAILATLRHAALRPARAGPGDPPAGYREVVADRIFLRLCAVTLLLSCAGYGQVSAGFPAFVSDVAEVSTRSIGLAFAANTAVIVAAQLVVERRLQGHRRTRALAAVAVVWAVSWLVIGSSALLPGSLAATAVIVGLGLFGFGETLWAPTGATLVNDIAPPHLRGRYNATSSLTWQLSSVIGPIVAGALLGARLPVVFIGGLVAILAVVGLMALRLERFLSPAQNGLSVDPATPEVVPTPG from the coding sequence ATGACCCAGGACCCGCTCTCGCGTGAGGTGCGCCGGCTCGTCGTCGGCAACACCCTCTCCGCGCTGGGCACCGGGTTCACGCTGCCGTTCCTGCTCATCTACTTCACCGACGTCCGCGGCTTCTCGGTCGTCACGGCGGGCTACGTCATCGCGACCCTTGGCGTCGTCGGGCTGGCCAGCGTGCCGTTCATGGGCACGCTCAGCGACCGGATCGGGCCCTGGCGCGTGCTCGTCGGCGCCCTGCTCGTGCAGGCGCTGGGCACGGCCGGGCTCGCGGCGGTCACCGAGCCGTGGCACGCGTTCGCCACCATCTCCCTCATCGGCGTCGGCGGCGGCGCGGCCTGGCCCGCGCAGTCCGCGCTCATCGCCGTCCTCGTGCCCGCCGAGCGGCGTGGCCGCGTCTTCGCGGTGCAGTTCGCGCTGCTCAACCTCGGCATCGGCATCGGCGGCGCCGTCAGCGGGCTGCTCGTCGACACCAGCCGTGTGGCGACGTTCGAGGTCATCTACGTCGTCGACGCGTTCTCCTTCGTCGCGTACGCCGCCATCCTCGCCACGCTCCGCCACGCCGCGCTGCGCCCCGCCCGCGCCGGCCCCGGCGACCCGCCCGCGGGGTACCGCGAGGTCGTCGCCGACCGGATCTTCCTGCGTTTGTGCGCGGTGACCCTGCTGCTGTCGTGCGCGGGGTACGGCCAGGTCAGCGCCGGCTTCCCCGCGTTCGTCAGCGATGTCGCGGAGGTGTCGACGCGGTCCATCGGGCTGGCGTTCGCCGCCAACACCGCCGTCATCGTCGCCGCCCAGCTCGTCGTCGAACGCCGCCTCCAGGGCCACCGCCGCACCCGCGCCCTCGCCGCGGTGGCCGTCGTCTGGGCCGTGTCGTGGCTGGTCATCGGCTCGTCGGCGCTGCTGCCGGGCTCGCTGGCGGCGACGGCGGTGATCGTGGGGCTCGGGCTGTTCGGGTTCGGGGAGACGCTGTGGGCGCCGACCGGCGCCACGCTCGTCAACGACATCGCCCCGCCGCACCTGCGCGGCCGCTACAACGCCACGTCCAGCCTCACCTGGCAGCTGTCGTCGGTCATCGGCCCGATCGTGGCGGGAGCGCTGCTCGGGGCGCGGCTGCCGGTGGTGTTCATCGGCGGCCTCGTCGCGATCCTCGCGGTGGTCGGCCTCATGGCGCTGCGCCTCGAGCGCTTCCTGTCCCCCGCCCAGAACGGCCTCTCCGTGGATCCCGCCACCCCGGAGGTGGTGCCGACCCCGGGCTGA
- a CDS encoding HNH endonuclease, producing the protein MSRSLLLNASYEPLCVVPTRRAVVLVLTAKAVVIEAGDVVLHSERLAVQAPVVIRLTRYVRVPYRSRAPLSRQGVLARDGHRCQYCGSGAETLDHVVPRSRGGRHVWENLVAACRRCNHTKADRTLDELGWALDRAPAAPRGVQRLLLGHGRWEPAWTPYVGMSA; encoded by the coding sequence TTGTCTCGCAGCCTGCTCCTCAACGCCTCCTACGAGCCCCTCTGCGTCGTCCCCACCCGCCGCGCGGTCGTGCTCGTGCTCACCGCGAAGGCCGTCGTCATCGAGGCCGGCGACGTCGTCCTGCACTCCGAGCGGCTCGCCGTGCAGGCGCCGGTCGTGATCCGGCTGACGCGGTACGTCCGCGTGCCGTACCGCTCCCGCGCGCCCCTCTCCCGCCAGGGCGTGCTCGCGCGCGACGGTCACCGCTGCCAGTACTGCGGCAGCGGCGCGGAGACCCTCGACCACGTCGTGCCGCGCTCGCGCGGTGGCCGGCACGTCTGGGAGAACCTCGTCGCCGCCTGCCGGCGCTGCAACCACACCAAGGCCGACCGCACGCTCGACGAGCTCGGCTGGGCGCTCGACCGCGCGCCCGCCGCGCCGCGCGGCGTGCAGCGGCTGCTGCTCGGCCACGGCCGGTGGGAGCCGGCGTGGACGCCGTACGTCGGCATGTCCGCCTGA